GATGGTGTAACGGTACAAGATAATCCTGATACAAATACTTATCCAATGGCCTTCTATTCGGAGGGGAAAGATGATGTTTTTGTAGGACGTATTCGTCGCGATTTATCCCAACCCAATACACTAAATTGTTGGATTGTTGCCGATAATTTACGTAAAGGTGCTGCAACAAATGCAGTTCAAATTGCCGAATATTTAGTAAGAAAGAATTTAGTTGGATAATAATAAATTAGAACTATTCTATAATAAAAGAAAATCTGATATAGCATATTATATCAGATTTTTTTATGTAATAAAATGTATTTTTGAATATAATTGAAAACAATATAATATATGAAAAAAACATTTACAATTTTATTTTTAAATATTTTAATTTTTAATTTTGCGCAAACTTTAGATCCACCAAAATTTTCACATGAAAGTGGATTTTATGATAAAGATTTTAATTTAGAATTATCTCATTCAGACCCTAATGTTAAAATTGTTTATACAATAGATTCTTCAGAACCAGATATTAATAATTTAGAAGGGAGAACCTATAAATATAAAAAACAATATCCTCAGTATCCACATGATACTCCTTTTGAATTCTTTGAAAATTCTCTAAAATCAAATTTATACTTAAATTCAATTGAGGTATATGACAGATCGAATGAAGAGAATAGAATTTCTAATATCTCAACTTCTTTCCAAAAAGATCAGTATTTTCCAACGGAAAAAATGGATAAAAGCTTTGTAGTAAGAGTTAAAGCCTATAAAGACGATAATTCATATTCAGAAACTATTACCAATGTATATTTTATCAATAAAACGTATACTTTACCTATTGCTAGTATTAATGTGAATGATGATGCTTTATTTGGATATGAAAATGGATTATTTGTAGCAGGAAAAAAGTTTGATGATTGGAGATTAACTAATTCTACTGATATAGCAGGATCATGGACTACTGCAAATTATTGGAATTCAGGGTCTACTTCTGAAGTTCCTGTTAATTTTATTTACTTAGCTGACCAAACTGTAAAAATTAATCAAACAGTAGGAGTAAGAAATCATGGAAATGGCTCAAGACATTTAAAAAATAGATCACATCGCATTTATGCTAAATCTGACTATGGAAAAAAAGACTTAAAGTATAATTTTTTTAGCGATTATGATATTGATACATTCAAACGATTAATTTTAAGAAATTCAGGACAGGATACATATAGTACTTTATTTAGAGATGCTTTTGTACAGAAATTGAATGAGCATTTGAATTTTGATACGCAAAACTATCAGCCTGTATTAAGCTTTGTTAATGGAGAATTTTATGGTATTTATAATTTAAGAGAACGTTATGATGAAAAATATTTAGAAGAGATCTATGGAATTAAAGAAAAAGATATTGATTATATAGAACAAACTTCTATTGTTGAAGCTTCTATAGGTGATCTTAAATTTTATAATGAAACTCTTGATTTTTTTAAAAATAATGATATATCAATTAATAATAATTATCAAAGAGGTATTACCTACGTAGATGAAATAAATTTTTCAGATTATCATATAGCACAAATTTTTGCAGCTAATTATGATTGGCCATATAATAATAACGAATTTTTTAGAAAAAGAATTAATTATACGCCAGATGCTATTTATGGACAAGACGGAAGATTCAGATGGTTAATGAAAGATCTTGATATAAGTTTTAATGGAGATCAAGATTGGGTACCCAATTCGTATAAGCATAATACACTACAACAAGCAATATCTTCGATTAATCACGGAGGTGAGATATATGAAAATCATATATTGATAGGATTATTAGAGAATGAAAATTTTAAAAATTATTTTATTAATCGCTTTGCTGATTTATTAAATACAACATATAAAAAAGAACATGTTATTGAATTAATCGATTTAATGCAAAATAATATTCGTCAAGAAATGCCTCAAAATATTAGTCGTTGGAATTTAATTAATTCAATAGAGGATTGGGACAAAAATATTGAAATAATGAGAGAGTTTTCTCGTTTAAGGCCACATTATCAAATAGAACACTTATCTGAATTCTTTAAATTAAATGGAACTTATAACTTAAAAACTGAAACTAACAATATATCTCAAGGATTTGTAAAAGTTAATACAATTGAAATTAATAATTCTACTATAGGAATTGGAGATGATTATCAAACGTGGTCTGGAAAATATTTTCAAAAGGTTCCGTTGGTTGTTGAAGCAATAGCTTTACCTGGATATAAATTTTCGCATTGGGAAGGAGATATAAGTTCGACAGATCAGAAAATTACTATCAACTCTGAAAAAGATGTCTATGTTAAAGCTATTTTTGAAAAAACGTTAGGAGTAGGCGATTTAGATAAAGTTGATTTTATACTATTTCCGAATCCAGTACAAGATATATTAAATATAGCTTCAAGTTCTAAAAGTAAAATTGAATATAAGATATCAAATATTATTGGACAAATAGTTGAACATAACTCAACCAATAATCAAAAAATTGATGTAAGTAAACTTAAACAAGGTGTTTACATTATCCAATTAACTCAAGATAATAAAAGAACAACGAAAAAATTCATAAAAAAATAGTTTATAAAGTCGCTTATTCAGCGACTTTTTTTATGTTTAATGAATAAGTTTTCAGAACTTTAACAAAGTTTTTACGTTAATAAAACAACCATAAACGTAATTTACGCATCTAAATAGTAAGAAAGAAAGGGATTTTGGACGAGAAACAACTGATAAAAGCTTGTATCAACAATGATTCGAAAGCACAAAGGCTGCTTTACGAAAAATACGATGCGCTTTTTTTTGCAGTTTGTAAACGTTATTTTACAGATATACAACAAGCGGAAGATGCTTTGGTAAAAGGCTTTTTGAAGATATTTCAAAATCTTAAAAGTTATTCGTTTGAAGGTAGTTTTGAAGGTTGGATGAGACGAATTATGATCAACGAATGTCTGATGGAATTGCGAAAAAATAAAATTTTTCATCTCAATGTAGACGATTACTCCTCTTCTATTTCATCCAATCAGGAGGCTTCGCAACAAATAGAGGAAGATGATGTGATGAAACTCCTCGATTATTTGCCCGATGGCTGTCGTCTCGTGTTTACCCTCTACGTTATTGAGGGATATAAGCACAAAGAAATTGCTGAAAATTTAGGTATTACAGAAGGTACATCGAAATCGCAACTCAATTTAGCGAAAACGAAATTAAAGGAAATGTTAAGTAAGAATGAACATATAAAATCAAATTTATCGTGAACACAAATGATCCAATAGAAGATTTATTCCGATCAAAAAGTAACGAAACTGTCGGTGAAAAACCGAGAGATTTGGTTTGGAAACGTATTGAGTTTGGTTTACAGAACGAAGAAAAGAAAAAGAAACCTATACGCGAATTTATTTCCAGCGTTTGGTTTTCAGCTGCTGTTTTTGCATTAATTGCGATTCCTTATTTTGTACTTTTTATCGAAAATATTAATTCAGAAAACAGAAAAAATTCGCTTCAAGTTGTACAAACAAATGTGCCAGTTATAGAAAAATCCTCAATTGAAGAAGAAATAACAATTGTTGATTCGAAAGATAAAATAGTAGAAGAATCGATTGAAATTGTTAAAAATAAGAAAGTAACGAAACAACCGACATACAAAATCATCGAAGAGAAAACCGTAGGAACAATTGCAAATGAAAATTATTTACAAGATTATTCACTTGTTTCTGCGCCAACAATTGAAGCTCCTTTATCTGCACCACAAGCAATGGAAACTCGTTCTCAAGTTTTGGATTCGATTGAAAATCAGGGGCAATTTGCAAAAGCGAATTTGAATAAGATTTCAAAGGATTCTATTATTTCTGATCGATTCGGTGGTAAAGTTTCTGGAGTTGTTGCTGCTAACGGTGTAAAAAGACAGATTACAAAACAAAAAGATACTTCGGAAGTGATGAAAATGACTGTTGTGGCAGAAGATAGAATAAGTAACACTACTTTGGAAACAGCTCCAGTTTTGGAAGTTTCTCCAAAGAAATCAATGGTTAATAAATCAATAATTATTTATAAACCATTAAAGTTTACGGTAAAGTCGGATATTCTTCGGACAAATTTTAAATTGTTGAATGTTTCAACATCATCAAAATTAGTGTTTGAAAGTTCTACAAATAGTGTGATGATAACTTTCCAAAAAGTGAAAGATAAAATTACGTTGACAACAAATCAACCCAAAATGGATGCAGTTTTATTAGGAATATTAGAAAAGAATAAAAAAGAAATTTTTGAATATTATTCAAAACCAAAATAAGAAATAAAGGTTCGCAATGCGAACCTTTATTTCTTATTTCCATATAAACGTATTGCGTTTTCTTTGTCTTGATTCATGGCAGCAATTAATTCGTCAAGCGAATTAAATTTCTTTTCATCTCTTAATCTTTCTAAAAATTCGAGGCGAATAGTTTCTCCATAAATCGTTTGATCAAAATCCAAAATATTCACTTCTACTCGATGTTCTCTCGTATTTGTTACTGTTTCTCTAAATCCGATGCTCAATAAACCTAAATATTTTTGATTATCCACAAAAACATCAACTGCATAAACGCCATCTTTTGGAATTAATTTATTGGGATCAACTTGTAAATTAGCTGTAGGAAAACCAAGTGTACGCCCAATTTTATCTCCATGAACAACTTTTCCAGATAGCGGATAATTGTAATTTAATGCTTTGTTCGCATACGAGATGTTTCCTTCGATAAGTGCATTTCTAATTTTTGTAGAACTTACCGCCACATCATTTTCTTCAACAGCTTTTAGTTGAATCAAATTGAAACCATATTCTTTCGAAAGAACTTGTAATTGCTCAAAATTTCCTTCTCTATTTTTCCCGAAATGATGATCGTAACCAATCACTAATGTATCAATATGCAATTGATCAACAAGAAAATTTTTGACAAATTCTACCGAAGTAACTTGTGAGAATTCTTTTGTAAACGCTTGAATAATCAAATGTTCTAACCCAAATTGACGCAAAACATTTTCTTTTTCTTCTAAAGTGTTCAAAAATTTAAGATCACAATTTGGCTGTAAAACCATTCGAGGATGTGGATTAAACGTAATCAAAACACTTTCTCCATCAATTTTTTTTGCAATTGTATTGAGTTGTTTTAGAATAGATTGATGACCAATGTGTGCACCATCAAACATGCCCAAAGTAAGGACAGGACGTTTGATAGATTTGATTTCTTCTAAGGATTGATAAACGTTCACTAAAAATGATTTTGCACAAAATTAAGGCTTTCAAATCGAACTTCAAATCTATTTTTAATTTCCTTTGATTGTAATGTTTTGATTATTAATCAAAATATTATGACAAAAATCTTAAAAAGTATACAAATAATACAATGTTTTTAACTTACCTTTGCACCCAAATAAAATAAACTAAATCATTTCATATAATGGCAAATCAAAAGAAAGGTAAGATTGCACAGGTTATTGGACCTGTAATTGACGTTATTTTTGATAACGCAGAAGGCCTTCCAAATATTTATGATGCATTAGAGGTTCCTCGTCAAGGAAAAGAAACATTAATCCTTGAAGTTGAGCAGCACATCGGTGAAGATACTGTACGTTGTATCGCAATGGATAGTTCTGATGGTTTACAAAGAGGTCAAGAGGTTATCGCATTAGGTAAACCAATTATGGTTCCAATTGGTGAGAATATCAAAGGACGTGTATTTAATGTAGTAGGAGATGCTATTGATGGTTTAGAAAATTTAGATAAAGATAACGGTTTACCTATTCACCGTCCTGCTCCAAAATTCGAAGAATTATCAACATCTGCAGAAGTTTTATTCACAGGTATTAAAGTAATTGACTTAGTTGAGCCTTACGTAAAAGGAGGTAAAATTGGATTATTTGGTGGTGCCGGAGTAGGTAAAACAGTATTAATTCAGGAGTTAATGAACAACATCGCTAAAGGACACGGAGGTTTATCTGTATTCGCAGGTGTTGGAGAACGTACTCGTGAAGGAAATGACTTAATGCGTGAGATGATCGAAGCTGGATTAATTAATTACGGTGAAGAATTCATGCAATCAATGGAAGGTGGATCTTGGGATTTATCTAAAGTTGACCACGAAAATATGAAAGAGTCTAAAGCTGCTTTCGTTTTCGGACAAATGAACGAACCTCCAGGTGCACGTGCTCGTGTTGCTTTAACAGGTTTAACATTAGCTGAATATTTCCGTGATGGTGATGGACAAGGTCAAGGACGTGACGTATTATTCTTCGTAGATAATATCTTCCGTTTTACACAAGCAGGTTCTGAGGTTTCTGCCTTATTAGGTCGTATGCCATCTGCCGTAGGTTATCAACCAACATTAGCAACTGAGATGGGGGCTATGCAAGAGCGTATTACATCTACTAAAAACGGATCTATTACTTCTGTACAAGCTGTATATGTACCTGCCGATGACTTAACTGACCCTGCGCCAGCTACAACTTTCGCGCACTTAGATGCTACAACGGTATTAGATCGTAAAATTGCTTCATTAGGTATTTACCCAGCGGTAGATCCATTGAACTCTACTTCTCGTATCTTAACACCAACAATTCTTGGAAAAGAACATTACGAAACAGCTCAACGTGTAAAAGAAATCTTACAACGTTACAACGCTTTACAAGATATCATCGCGATCTTAGGTATGGAAGAGTTATCAGAAGAGGATAAATTAGTTGTACACCGTGCACGTCGTATCCAACGTTTCTTATCTCAACCATTCCATGTTGCAGAACAGTTTACAGGTATCCCAGGTGTATTAGTTGATATCAAAGATACAATCAAAGGATTTAACATGATCTTAGATGGTGAAGTTGACCAATATCCTGAGGCTGCATTCAACTTACGTGGTACAATCGAAGAAGCGATTGAGGCTGGAGAAAAAATGTTAGCAGAAGTTAAATAATATTTTTATATAACAATATAGAAGAGTGCTTACGTTTCTTTTACTCTAAAAGTTACTAAGTACTCTTTTTTTTAAAACAATAGGATTATGCACTTACAAATTATTACGCCAGAATTCGTAGTTTTCGATGCAGTAGTAGATGCTGTTACTTTACCAGGAAAAGATGGTGAATTTCAGTTATTAAACAACCACGCTCCTATCGTTGCAACTTTAGGTGAAGGAACAATCAAAATTTACGTTCACACAAAAACTTTCGAAGATTTCGATAATATTTCAGGTAAAGTTTATAGCTCTCCATCAAATGAGTCTACATTATTATTAGACATTAAAGGAGGAACAATTGAAATGAACAACAATAAAGTAATCGTTTTAGCAAACTAATTACTTTTTTTGAACAAATATTACAAAAGGAGATCAATTTTGATCTCCTTTTTTGTTTCCTCATAATTATACTCGATAATTTCTTCAAATAATATTCTATAAAATTTAGATTAATAGTTTTTCCAGTATTGATTTACCTATAAAATATAAACTTATTCTAATTAATTAAATATTATAGAAATGTTTTCTAAAAAATAGTTTTAATATTTTATAATTTAGAAAATAATTCTAATTTCACTTCATCAAAAAAGGAGTTACGAAAGGTAACCCAAAATGAGCTAAAATTTTTCAGATGAAGTACAATTCTCAAAAACATTCTTTTGGACACGGTGTCCTACTTCAAAATATTTATAATTGTGTCAATAGTAAAATCAGAATGTGTTATTGTTAATTTAATACAACAAACCTACTCTACCCTACAATTTAATTAATTATCACATTCAAATCATTTTATTATGTCAACAGAAAAAAAATTACATTTCGATACATTACAAGTTCACGCAGGTCAAGAAGTCGATCCAACAACAGGTTCGCGCGCAGTTCCTATTTATCAAACATCATCTTATGTTTTCAATGATGCAGAACATGGAGCAAATTTGTTTGCGTTAAAAGAATTTGGAAATATTTATACACGAATTCAAAATCCAACAACAGACGTTTTTGAAAAACGTATCGCAGCATTAGAAGGTGGTGTTGCCGCTTTAGCAGTTGCATCTGGTCAAGCAGCACAATTTATTGCATTAAATAATATTTTAGAATCTGGTGATAACTTCGTTTCTGCTTCTAATCTTTATGGAGGAACATACAATCAATTCAAAGTTGGTTTTAAACGTTTAGGTGTCGAAGTACGTTTCGCAGAAAATGCAGATCCTGCGATTATCGAATCATTAATTGACGAAAATACAAAAGCAATCTATACTGAAACAATCGGAAACCCGAGTTTCAACGTACCCGATTTCGAAGCAATTTCAGCTATTGCAAAAAAATATAACCTTCCTTTAATTGTTGATAACACATTTGGAGCTGGTGGCTATATTTTCAAACCATTAAAACACGGCGCAAATATTGTAGTCGAGTCTGCTACAAAATGGATCGGTGGGCACGGAACTTTTATTGGAGGCGTGATTGTAGATGGTGAAAATTACGATTGGGGCAACGGAAAGTTTCCACAATTTTCAGAACCATCGGAAGGTTATCATGGTTTAGTTTTTTCTGATGTTTTCGGAATTAATGGTCCTTTTGGAAATATTCAATTTATTATTCGTGCACGTGTCGAAGGTTTACGTGATTTTGATCCTGCCATTTCTCCATTCAATTCTTTTTTATTGATTCAAGGTTTAGAAACATTGTCATTAAGAGTGCAAAAACATTTGGACAATACGTTAGAAATTGCGCGTTGGTTAGAATCTCATCCGCAAGTCGAAAAAGTTAACTATCCTGGTCTAATTTCATCTCCAAGTCATCAATTGGCAAAAAAATATTTGGAAAATGGTTTCGGAGCGGTTCTTTCATTCGTAATCAAAGGAAATGCAGAACAAGCCAATCATTTTATAGATAGTTTAGAATTGATTAGTCATTTGGCAAATGTTGGCGATGCAAAATCTTTGATTATTCATCCGTCAGCAACAACTCATCAACAATTGAGTGATGAAGAACAACAATCTGCAGGTGTTTACCCAGGATTATTGCGTCTTTCTGTCGGTATAGAACACATCGATGACATCAAAAATGATCTTCAACAAGCGTTTGATAAAATTAAATAATCCGTTACTTTCGAATATAATTTAATAATGAATTTTCAACAATATCATTATAATCGACCTTTTCAATTAGAAAATGGTCAAACTTTAGAAAATTTAACCATTGCCTATCACACGGCAGGAACTTTAAACAACAAGAAAGATAATATCATTTGGGTTTGCCATGCACTTACGGCAAACTCAGATGTTTTTGATTGGTGGGCAGGTCTTTTTGGAGAAAATGATTTATTTAATCCAAAAGATCATTTTATTATTTGTGCAAATGTCATTGGATCCAATTACGGAACCACAAATCCAATGTCTATAAATCCGGCTACAAATACGCCTTATTACAGAGATTTTCCAACGATCACAATAAAAGACATGGCCAATGCGCATCAACTTTTAGCCGATTATTTAGGAATTTCGACCATTCATTTGTTAATAGGCGGTTCGCTTGGTGGTCAACAAGCCTTAGAATTTACTTTGCTTGACAAGTTAAAGGTAGATAATTTGGTTTTGCTGGCAACAAATGCAGTTCATTCTCCGTGGGGAATTGCGTTCAACGAATCTCAGCGTTTGGCAATAGAAGCCGATCCAACTTTTAATGATATGACAGAAGATGGAGGGAAAAATGGATTGATTGCGGCGCGAACAATTGCGATGCTTTCTTATCGCACCTATTCTATATATAATGAAAAGCAAAAAGATGATCATTCGGTTTATACTGATTTCAAAGCGTCATCCTATCAAAAATACCAAGGACAGAAATTAGCAAACCGATTTAATGCGCACTCCTATTGGACGCTTTCCAAAGCCATGGATTCACAAAATATTGCTCGAAATCGAAAAAGTTTAGAGAATTCACTTGCTCAAATTTCGTCTAAAACCCTTGTGATTGGTATTTCTTCGGATATTTTATTCCCACCTACGGAGCAAAAATTTATCGCGAATCATATTCCAAATGCAACATATACCGAAATAGAATCTTTATTTGGACACGATGGTTTTTTGGTTGAACTCAAAGAATTGAATAAAATCCTAAATCATTTCGTCTAAATAATAAATGAAGCTCGAATTTTTTAAGCTTTTTATGACTAATTTATTTCGCTTTGCGAAACCTTTCCCGAGTCCATAACCCAAAAGTAGCCGCTGCCCATTTGCTTGATTCAGCAAATCGTCACCGCCTAATCATTCCATGCAGTGAAAATACAAACCTCGCGCGCAATGAGTTTCCTTTTTTTAAAACTATAAACCGTCCAAAAAAAGTATTGTATACACTCTACTGCCACTCTACTGCCACTATGTTGCCTTTATCCTGCCTTCATCCTGCCTTTAAGTAGCGAGTAAGCTTGAGGATGTAGCTGATTTTCACGAAACTTAAATCAAAATTATGACTAAAAATATTAGTTCTATTTTTTAAGTAGCGTAGGGTATTTTACTTTCATTTCAATAGTGACTGGAACTCAAGGTTGGAAAAATATGTTTGATAGTCTAAAAAATATAAAATAAAATTCACTCGATTTTTATATGTTTTTATGGCCAATTATAATTTCAGAATACGCTTATTTGTTAACGTAAAACTTTATTTGAATTTAAAATCATACAAAAAAAATCCACAAACAATTCTAAATACGCAATTAATTATTGTGTTTAATTTATTTTCAACAAGTAATGTTTATTTTAACTTTTTATTTGGTTTTTATAGAAAGTTGCGTATATTCGAGAGTTGGCTGATATTTTTTTAAAAAACTCTTATGAAAATTCATTTACTCCTAATATTAAGTCTTTTTATTTCCTGCAATAATTTTGAAAATAAGTTTTTTAAAGAATTAGAAGAAGCTAATAATAAATATGAAAAGACTAAAACTAAACAAATTTTTGACTTTTCTAAGATAACCAACTTTGATTGGGATTATTTTCAATATATAAGAGGTAATGAAAGTGTTCCTATATTTTCAAATGAAATCGAAAGAGATTTAAATTTAAATTTTAAGACAAAGGATTTAGATCTTAATAAAACAAGATTTTATTTTTATAAAGACAAAAAATTAATCAGAGAAATTGAAATTAACACTCCAGATTTTGAGACTCCCTATTTTACTTTTAAGTTTTGTAAAAGCAATAAAATATATAAATCAGAAAGTATATTTTACCTAACTAAATTATCTGAAACTATTTTACAACCAAGCTGCAATCAATAAAAACATCAGCTAACATAGTATTTCGCGAAAAACGGACTGAAAGTAAACTTTTATATCATAATTTTCCGCTCACAAAATTGCTTTTCTTAAAACAATACACTAATTTAGTTTTAACCAAGCAATTTGCTTGAACGGACGAACTTGAACTTCGTTCAAATTCTCTCCCGTTCTTCGCAAATACTCGGCTCGTTATACGATATTTTAAAGAAACTGCTTAAAATTGAAACTATAAAATTTATAAAAATGAAATTTCCTTTTTCAAAAAAATCTGTCAATAAAAATCTCTATTTAGGAATACTTTGGATTATAATAGCAATTATTTATTAGCATATGATAATATTAAATGGTATTTCTATCCAACTTTAATATTAGGAATTATATATTTAGGAATTTATGTTTATGAATTTCAACTAAATTATATTGAAATATCTGAAAATAAAATTATTATAAATTCATTACCCAGAAAAGAATTAAATTTGAACGAAATTTTTGATATTAAATATTTTGCAGGAGATTATATATTGAGTACACCCAATAATTCTATTAAAATTATAAAATCTCAAATTTCTAAAGAACATATCTCAGAATTTGAGGAATATATTAATGTCTTTCAAATTAACTTAAATAAAAACGTCGTATAACAACTAATCTTCCTTCTTGCCAGAAAGACAGAAAGTAAATACTTGTTGAGGAACCTGTAATTAGAACTACCATATACTATATAGATAAAGTTTAGCTCGACTTTATTAATTAATATCGGAACTTTTCCCGAGTCGTTAACCACAAAGTAGACATTTTACTTTTATTTATAAGTAATAAAAACAAAACGTCTAATCATTTTGTATAGTAAAAACGATGTTTTCGAGTCAGAAATCTACTATCTAGTTTCTCAAATCTAAAAATCTCAAAAAATATTTCCCGTCATAACAGTCAGTTAGGGATAGAAAGTAAAATAAATGTAAAATGCGTTTGGAAGTTCGGAAAAATGGGTTGTATATTTGCAATCCCAATACGAAAGACGAGTAGTATTGTAGTTGACATAAAGTAAAACAAGCGACAAAAATTTTAAAAAATAAATTTTGTTGAATTAGAAATAAGTTTTACCTTTGCAAACGCAAATCACGAGAGTGATTTTGCTGCGAAGTAAATTGACTTATTGAAATAAAAACTTTAAAATTTTTAAAATAAAATTTGGTAGTTAAGAAATAAGTTTTACCTTTGCAACCGCTTACAGAAACAGCGATGTTTTGTAAGTTATAAACTGAGAAGTTCATTTGAAATTATAATATATACAGAAGAAAAAATAAGCCGAATAATAACGAAGTCAATCCTTGAATAATGGAGCTTAAGGAAATTCGAAGTTGTAAAAACATAAGTCTTATAGACTAAACAAAATAATTTACAATGGAGAGTTTGATCCTGGCTCAGGATGAACGCTAGCGGGAGGCCTAACACATGCAAGCCGAGGGGTATAATTCTTTCGGGAATTAGAGACCGGCGCACGGGTGAGTAACGCGTATGCAACTTGCCCTACTGAAAAGGATAGCCCTTCGAAAGGAGGATTAATACTTTATAATAGATTTCATAGCATTATGGAGTTTTGAAAGATTTATCGCAGTAGGATAGGCATGCGTAAGATTAGATAGTTGGTGAGGTAACGGCTCACCAAGTCGACGATCTTTAGGGGGCCTGAGAGGGTGAACCCCCACACTGGTACTGAGACACGGACCAGACTCCTACGGGAGGCAGCAGTGAGGAATATTGGACAATGGGTGGAAGCCTGATCCAGCCATCCCGCGTGTAGGAAGACGGCCTTATGGGTTGTAAACTACTTTTATCTGGGGATAAACCTATCTACGAGTAGATAGCTGAAGGTACCAGAAGAATAAGCACCGGCTAACTCCGTGCCAGCAGCCGCGGTAATACGGAGGGTGCAAGCGTTATCCGGATTTATTGGGTTTAAAGGGTCCGTAGGCGGATTAATCAGTCAGTGGTGAAATCTCATAGCTTAACTATGAAACTGCCATTGATACTGTTAGTCTTGAGTAATGTTGAAGTTGCTGGAATGTGTAGTGTAGCGGTGAAATGCTTAGATATTACGCAGAACACCAATTGCGAAGGCAGGTGACTAAACATTAACTGACGCTGATGGACGAAAGCGTGGGGAGCGAACAGGATTAGATACCCTGGTAGTCCACGCCGTAAACGATGGATACTTGCTGTTGGATTTTCGGATTCAGTGGCTAAGCGAAAGTTATAAGTATCCCACCTGGGGAGTACGTTCGCAAGAATGAAACTCAAAGGAATTGACGGGGGCCCGCACAAGCGGTGGAGCATGTGGTTTAATTCGATGATACGCGAGGAACCTTACCAAGGCTTAAATGCATAATGACAGGACTAGAAATAGTTTTTTCTTCGGACAGAATGCAAGGTGCTGCATGGCTGTCGTCAGCTCGTGCCGTGAGGTGTTAGGTTAAGTCCTGCAACGAGCGCAACCCCTATCATTAGTTGCCAGCGTTTAAAGACGGGGACTCTAATGAGACTGCCGGTGCAAACCGCGAGGAAGGTGGGGACGAC
This portion of the Empedobacter stercoris genome encodes:
- a CDS encoding F0F1 ATP synthase subunit epsilon; protein product: MHLQIITPEFVVFDAVVDAVTLPGKDGEFQLLNNHAPIVATLGEGTIKIYVHTKTFEDFDNISGKVYSSPSNESTLLLDIKGGTIEMNNNKVIVLAN
- a CDS encoding RNA polymerase sigma factor, giving the protein MDEKQLIKACINNDSKAQRLLYEKYDALFFAVCKRYFTDIQQAEDALVKGFLKIFQNLKSYSFEGSFEGWMRRIMINECLMELRKNKIFHLNVDDYSSSISSNQEASQQIEEDDVMKLLDYLPDGCRLVFTLYVIEGYKHKEIAENLGITEGTSKSQLNLAKTKLKEMLSKNEHIKSNLS
- the atpD gene encoding F0F1 ATP synthase subunit beta, producing the protein MANQKKGKIAQVIGPVIDVIFDNAEGLPNIYDALEVPRQGKETLILEVEQHIGEDTVRCIAMDSSDGLQRGQEVIALGKPIMVPIGENIKGRVFNVVGDAIDGLENLDKDNGLPIHRPAPKFEELSTSAEVLFTGIKVIDLVEPYVKGGKIGLFGGAGVGKTVLIQELMNNIAKGHGGLSVFAGVGERTREGNDLMREMIEAGLINYGEEFMQSMEGGSWDLSKVDHENMKESKAAFVFGQMNEPPGARARVALTGLTLAEYFRDGDGQGQGRDVLFFVDNIFRFTQAGSEVSALLGRMPSAVGYQPTLATEMGAMQERITSTKNGSITSVQAVYVPADDLTDPAPATTFAHLDATTVLDRKIASLGIYPAVDPLNSTSRILTPTILGKEHYETAQRVKEILQRYNALQDIIAILGMEELSEEDKLVVHRARRIQRFLSQPFHVAEQFTGIPGVLVDIKDTIKGFNMILDGEVDQYPEAAFNLRGTIEEAIEAGEKMLAEVK
- a CDS encoding CotH kinase family protein, with protein sequence MKKTFTILFLNILIFNFAQTLDPPKFSHESGFYDKDFNLELSHSDPNVKIVYTIDSSEPDINNLEGRTYKYKKQYPQYPHDTPFEFFENSLKSNLYLNSIEVYDRSNEENRISNISTSFQKDQYFPTEKMDKSFVVRVKAYKDDNSYSETITNVYFINKTYTLPIASINVNDDALFGYENGLFVAGKKFDDWRLTNSTDIAGSWTTANYWNSGSTSEVPVNFIYLADQTVKINQTVGVRNHGNGSRHLKNRSHRIYAKSDYGKKDLKYNFFSDYDIDTFKRLILRNSGQDTYSTLFRDAFVQKLNEHLNFDTQNYQPVLSFVNGEFYGIYNLRERYDEKYLEEIYGIKEKDIDYIEQTSIVEASIGDLKFYNETLDFFKNNDISINNNYQRGITYVDEINFSDYHIAQIFAANYDWPYNNNEFFRKRINYTPDAIYGQDGRFRWLMKDLDISFNGDQDWVPNSYKHNTLQQAISSINHGGEIYENHILIGLLENENFKNYFINRFADLLNTTYKKEHVIELIDLMQNNIRQEMPQNISRWNLINSIEDWDKNIEIMREFSRLRPHYQIEHLSEFFKLNGTYNLKTETNNISQGFVKVNTIEINNSTIGIGDDYQTWSGKYFQKVPLVVEAIALPGYKFSHWEGDISSTDQKITINSEKDVYVKAIFEKTLGVGDLDKVDFILFPNPVQDILNIASSSKSKIEYKISNIIGQIVEHNSTNNQKIDVSKLKQGVYIIQLTQDNKRTTKKFIKK
- a CDS encoding bifunctional riboflavin kinase/FAD synthetase, which produces MNVYQSLEEIKSIKRPVLTLGMFDGAHIGHQSILKQLNTIAKKIDGESVLITFNPHPRMVLQPNCDLKFLNTLEEKENVLRQFGLEHLIIQAFTKEFSQVTSVEFVKNFLVDQLHIDTLVIGYDHHFGKNREGNFEQLQVLSKEYGFNLIQLKAVEENDVAVSSTKIRNALIEGNISYANKALNYNYPLSGKVVHGDKIGRTLGFPTANLQVDPNKLIPKDGVYAVDVFVDNQKYLGLLSIGFRETVTNTREHRVEVNILDFDQTIYGETIRLEFLERLRDEKKFNSLDELIAAMNQDKENAIRLYGNKK